The stretch of DNA TCAATGAGAAAGCGCAGCGCGTCCCCCTCAGGCAGTCGGACTCTAATCCTCTGCAGGGAGGCCAACAGAGGCAGGACCTTGTCTAGGGGCGGCTTCCTTGAACGCTGGCAAAGAGGGCAAAGCCACACTTGGCCATATTTGAGGTCTGGGGTTGCTACAACGCACCCACTGTGGAAAACTTCTCGACAGAGCTCACATTGCACCATGGCCCCCGAGGGCGCCttttggcacacacacacattaagtgcACAACAGTTCTCAGCAGGAAGAAGCTTTGACTCATTTGAAGCCCTCAGAGCCAACAAGGTCTCCATCTCCTTCTGGTGGACCTCTGCAAGTGTGGCCATCTGTGATGGGAAAAGATGAATTATATCCATCCCGGAACTACAGTAAAGCAATCTCTTGCAgtgcaataaaaacaaaatgacgaaCAATGTCCAATTTTACTCGATTAAATCAGGTAAATTCTAGCATTTTAATTATTCTAAGGCAATACCAATATAACAAAACAGTTTGCTATATTTGTTATGATGACACACTCACAGCAGAAGCAGAGTCTTTGCTTTCAGAGAGAGCTCTTTCCACGTCGTAGAGCGAGTCCAGTTTTATGGAGGATTTCTTACTGGTCTGTGTtgcctcttttgtttttttatatcttGACCTTTGAAGTCCTGCTTCTATGTCACATCTTGGGCACAGTACCTAAGAAATGCAAGAGGAGGACTATCAATCCAATGTCCATGTACATAGTGACATAATATTAACACAGATCTCTCCATACCTCTAAGAGAGAAAAGGGTGAGTTTTTTAGTAGGAATGTTTTCGCTGCACTTTCCTTCCAGGTCTGCACGTCAACAACCAGCGCCTCTAATCGACTCAGAGGGTCCAGCCTTACTGGGATACCCTCCGCTTTGAGTACAAGCTCAGAGAGCTTGTCCAGCACAGGAATACGCCCCCCGAGCTGCAAGTGAGCAAAGGCAACATTTATAATGGGATGCTAGCTCTCTCCCTGAGTTCAGTAAGTGTGAATTTTACCTGTAGGGCTTCAGCTTCATTAAGCCATTTCTTAGCCTTTACCACAGCATCCTTTAGCTGCAGGCAGTTGGGCAGGTAAGCAGGGATGTTCGCTATTTCTTGCAACGCCGCATCAAGCGTTTCAATGCTACGATATGGACTATGAAAAGACATATACACATGTTAAATTCATACACTTAGTACAGTGGAGAAAAACACTATCACCACTTAAACAGGTGCAGACTGGCGATGGGAAGTACTGAGAGTTTTCCTGGTGGGCCAATCAATAATGGGCCGATTGACGGCCGTTCATTAATATATTGCTGTGCCTAGCTTAAAGTAACTATCTTCCGGGTCGGTTTGGGAACATGCTGCTGCAGACGCAACACAACAGAGGGTGCGAGTTGGCACAGTTAAAACAAGCCCTCCCGACACAGAACAAGCGCAAGGGGGCTGTATGCGCCAAGGATGGACATCGCTGCCATGACACGTGCATGCTGCGTCAAGTCTGTCCAAGGCTCTGtcaaaaattaagagaataaaattacaaaatttaCACACTCTGCTGTCATTCTCTGTAGGTGTACTGGTACTTGCATCCTCCATCAAGGCAGAAGCTGCAGGTTCGATCCCAAACCtggacagcttttttttttttttttaaataaacaagaGGAGGCTCGTAATTGGGGCTGAGGTGGGGTCAGTCTGAACCACAAAGTCCAGGGCTGAATATATGTTCCAGTCCACCCCTGATAAAGAAAGACTATTTTGCCACTTTTCCTTCTCAACGCAACTACTGTATACCTGCACTCCATGccaatgtaataaaatgttgGCAACTTAACTACCGTACATTTTTTACTCAGTTTCTTTTATTTGTTCTACTAAACTAAGCAGCTGACAACTTTATATTCTGGCAAGAGATCAGCTGGGATACCAAATGAATAATACAGCACTTTACACCCACAACAGGTCTGAAAGAGGACAGAAGATGGAGACATTGTGATAAAAATCAACTGAAAAAAGTTTTAGACTTCATTATAGTATTAGAAATAAATTGCTGAACTGAAGATATCCATCATGTTATATTATGTGTTCCCTATATATTGTGTTTATGTGTTCCCTTTGGACTAACGCTTTACCTTTAGACTAAAATGCAAGAAATATCTGACTCATTAATCAAGTATTCATCAGGCGGCAACCTGATCTTTTTGTTTGGAAATATGAGAATGCTTTGGTCTTCACCTCGCTTCCATGAGGCCAAGAACTCGCTCCTCCCACTGCTCGGACACAGTCAGGAGCTCTTGCAGACGAGCCATAGCTCTTTCCACTGAGCTATGAGGGGCCAGGCCCACCCCCTGGTCGATCAGCCTCCTCATTGTGTCAAGACAGAGGTCGTCTGGCCGGCTGCTGGCTTGCTGCACAGCTTCCAGCCAACGAGCCTGCTCCAGTCTCTCCCGGAGTAAAGGCAACTCGGGTAGCTCCACGTCAAGGCCCAGGCTCAGATCCAACAGGTCCTGAAGCTCGACAGAGTTCGGCGCGTCGTCAGAGAGGAGTCTTTCACTGCGCTGCTGGAATTCTTCAACCCGAGTCAGCAGATCCTGGGACCCATAAAGAATTGGCATTACATTTGAATATTAATGGAAAACATGTCAGCCAGCTCTATATGTATCTAAGTAGTACAACAATTCACTTAAATGATTCACAACCTTCAGTAAAGGTGCCTGTCGGATGTTACATGGTAGGTTGTCCAACTGTTGCACAAATGACCTGAGCTCCTCCACTGTCAATTCGTTCTGGCTTTGAGACTTCCCCCCGCAAGAGCGATACCTACAAAATTACGACAGGAAAGAAGACAAAAGCTTTTGAAAACACAGGTAATATGAAAATTTTATGAACATTGAGAAATACGTAAAATATACTAGCGTGAGTGTGTTTGCCATTTTAAGTAAGCACAGAAAAGAAGCTCTGCAACATCAGTCCGTATGGGGACACAATGGGTAGTACCTCGTCTGCCTTTTCCCATTTAGAAGCTGTTGTGCCACCACAGCGACTTTGTCAGCCTGTAAGGCAACAACACGCAGCTGATCCAGTAGGCTGGTTTGTGGAAACGCTTTCGTCTCCGCCTGCTCCACCAGGCTATGAATCTCTTCCAGACCTGACAGatgagttatttaaaaaaaacaacacaaagactTAACATAGATTATTAATAATTGTAAATAGGACAATGAAGCTTGTTCTGATTTTTAAACAGAATAAAAGAGGTTACATTTGAATTAACTTCACCTCTGTTTCTGTCTTTCTTCTGCAGGATGTCCTGCACGGTACTCAGCCACTCCTTATAAGACTCTGCACGCAGCTTCACTGATGCCATCATGGGGTATAAATCATCCAGTGTAAATTTATAGCTAGTGGAAAAGGTAAGAAAGAAGATTAAAAAGATAAAACATGCAATAGATGCTGCCATTTGAAATAAATTCACAACACAAAGATGACTAAACtatcacatatttacatattgcCTAAGCACAAAAGTACTATTATGGTATAATCATTAAAACTTGACAATACTTCTAGAAGCATACGCATGGTCTCAATTTAGGTgtattttaaatgacaaaattgtTTGTTCCAGATGGTGTTAACGGTGTGCTGTAAATGACTGAAGTTTATTCATGAAAGCATGTAGTAGAAATATCTTCAGTTGCTGTGGCAAGCAAAGACTCACTGGAGTGTTAGGTTGCTAAGAGGACAGGAGCAGAGGTACTGCGCGTGATACAGACAGACCATCTTGCCAGGACTGCAGACACAAGTGATACCAGACAGGTAGCAGGTGGTCCGACACTTGCAGCACTGGCGCTCCTCATCGGGGAGATGCTCATAATCAACTTGCCGAGTTCGCACCACTCCCTGGGGATGCAGATACACAGTCATTAAATGACGGCAAAGAGGAAATAACAGATGTGCGCAGGAAGGGTGTTTTGGTAAACACAATgcaatggaacctcggttttcgttattaatctgttccaaaaggccTAAAAATAGAAtcctataaaaacaaacaattgttCTGACAGGAAATATTGTCAATTAATTTGTTCAGGGcgctcaaaaatattaaaaatacatttgatagagaataattgtagtttcacatgcagaaaacaatgccaaacacataAATTGCAAAGGAAACGGACACATTTAACATTATGACACATTTAAGATCAGTTACCTTTATTGAGGATTTGTAGGCTTCAAGGCGGGCAGCCATGAGGAGCGCAGAGGGAGGGGGTGACAAGAGGGGATTCACACAACAACCATGGTGTGCTCGCAAATCAGAGGTGGAGAAGTGGTAAACAAACAGCGTCTGCGTTCTCTCCCCTCTCTAGACTCTCTGTGATGGGCTCTTTTAGCAAtttcactcaataaaaaatgcatgaatAGAGAGTCACCAACGCATAGGGTGTTTTGTTCGGGAACTCGATTCcacggaatgatacagtacaggctaAACGTTGGTACAATGGTTGTACGATGACTGAGATAGTGTACGAAAATCggagcaaaattttggcaaaaatgttacttgaaaactaatcatacaaaaactggggcattgaaaggccgaggttccactgtaccagttaaaaatgtacaatgtagtTACAAAAGTGGATGGCAAATTACAGCTCCTTACCATCTTGTTGATCTTTTCTCGaagttcttcctcttcttggACCATCGCGGCCATCTCCTTGTGCACAGCGGAGGCTAGGTCCACATCCATCATGTTTGCTTTGCAGGCCATGTTGCAAACCATCTCGTCGTGGGAGAAGACGCAGTACCTGCTCAGCTGGCGATAGTGCTTCACACAGTCTCGTCCGATaggcatctaaaaaaaaaacccaacagacaTTAAATACAGATGTTCCATTTGAGACTGCTTGTATGGTGCTGTTTCAGCATAACATAGAGTTCTCTAGACAGGCTCCAGTTGTAATTATAAATCTAGACAGGCTCCAGTTGTAATTATAAATCTAGATAATCtataaatctaaatgtttggTACTGTGTACACAGATTGGTGATCTCTTCATACCCAGTCCATGGTGCAAAAGTTGACCGCTTCAGCAAAGTTGAAACCTTGGTTGAATCCACTGTGATATGCTCTGGGGAAAGTGATGACAAACTCTCCTGCACACTGGTTGGTGCGATAGATCTAAAGTTAGAAATATCGGTAGGAAAGAAAAATGGCAATGAATGCTTCCCGGAATATGATGCTATGTGCGCTCACCTGGCACTACGGTATGCCTTCGCTAATAAAATGTATGACACAGTCAAGAGAGCTAACAATTTAACAGTACATTTACGATTGATCTGTATCATTGTTATACAGGGGAAGCAACATATTAGGAAACACCTCTCAGTGAGGCTCTATACCACTGCAAATTAGAACCCCAATAATAAACACTTTATTAAATGAAAACCTCTGATAGTATCAATCAAAATTAAGCAAGATTATGTTGTAGCCAGTGAATACTGTCCGATAAGCATTTCTCAAAGCTGTAATAAAGGGCTATTTCTAAGATgacgttgcaaatgttgcaaaaGCGGTTTACCGGAACGCCGTTATTCATCAGCGTGTTGGGATTCATAATAGTCACGAGCTGATGAAGGAGGTCTGGCTGGGACTCAAAGAGCTCAGGAGCTAGTTTCTTCATTACTGCCTCCAAGTGCTCAGCAGCGTAACCAGGGGCACCGTACCAGGTCTTTGGCTCCCCCCTGCACAGTCAGACATTGTGAAAAACAATCAGTATTTGATATACTGCCACATTCATGTTGCATTCTTTTAACATAACatggtttaataaaaaaaaaaaaaaaatacaaaagggcACATGCAGATAAActatgttaaaaaaatactgttacaAATGTATAAAGGTCAATATTGCTTCAAATCCGCTACACAGTATGAAAGTGTACCAGTGAAGGTAGTTAATGGAGTAGCTCCAGTGGTCCTCAATATGCCAGCAGAAGGAGGAGAAGCACATGCCCACATAGAGCCAGGGTAACTTCATCCCACAGATGTCGGCTGTAATGTGAGTCAGAACTGAGGAGTCCAGCACAGGCATGTTGTTAAGGTTCCAGCCACTTCTCAGATAATGCTGGAGGAGATAAGAAGTTAAATTAGTCCAGCTTTGTATggtgtattacatattttctgcagaatatgtcttgaaaataaaaaaaatgcgagAGAACAAACGTGCATGACGTCTCTGTGGCATCTCTATTATACCTCGTCTTCAGGAGACACTTCAAAATGGCTGTTCTTCACAGGGAAACCACTCCCAACGTCCTTGGAGGCAATGTCCGCCCCATATTCTACAGTCACATCCTCTTCGATGGTGCTGACTAGACGCCAAAACTCCTTCTCTACCAGCTCAGTCGGCACCATCTAAAACATCAGGAAATTCACATTCTCTGATCTTAAGTCTTCATCTCTCGCACAGCTCTTAAAACGAATGCATTCATAAAAAAATTAGAATTCCTCTCcataattacaacattattaaagTCACACTGTGTACGAGTGAGGAATTTGTGAGCTTGAGTGattatcaaaacaaaaacaaaaaaaggtaacaTTGAAACTCTGTCCATGGAACATCACTCGACCAGTTTCTgcaattttcccacagaattctGTGGGATCctgtaaacaagacatgtaGACAGTGGCAACAAGGTTTCCACACTCACATGAACTGGCATGTTGAAATAATCTGATTTGAAGGAATCAGCCATGTCTCCAAAGGCTTGCAGGGTGTAGCTCCTGCTGGCCTGCTCAAAGCCAAAAGCGACCTGAGGTTTGCCGCATTCCtgccaaaacaaaaaggaaatatactgtattgagtTTAATCCAACTACTTGAACATGCGTTTTATAGTTTGGTCACAACacagggtgttttttttccatca from Dunckerocampus dactyliophorus isolate RoL2022-P2 chromosome 8, RoL_Ddac_1.1, whole genome shotgun sequence encodes:
- the kdm5ba gene encoding lysine (K)-specific demethylase 5Ba; its protein translation is MTQPQLNEFIPPPECPVFEPSWEEFADPFAYINKIRPIAEKTGICKVRPPPDWQPPFACDVDRLKFTPRIQRLNELEAQTRVKLNFLDQIAKFWELQGCTLKIPHVERKILDLYQLNKLVNEEGGFDAVCRDRRWTKISSKMGFASGKAVGSHLRAHYERILYPYNLFQTGDNLPRATLTNDTKDKEYTPHDLPQRQSVQPQEICSIARRAKRMRSERGCVKSEPGEVCENRPNLRRRMGTCVAKSDLVRKAVKEESVEHEVDVIREETMLHNTNNSTQSKVEQYMCLVCGMGSEEDRLLLCDGCDDSYHIFCLIPPLHDVPKGDWRCPKCLAQECGKPQVAFGFEQASRSYTLQAFGDMADSFKSDYFNMPVHMVPTELVEKEFWRLVSTIEEDVTVEYGADIASKDVGSGFPVKNSHFEVSPEDEHYLRSGWNLNNMPVLDSSVLTHITADICGMKLPWLYVGMCFSSFCWHIEDHWSYSINYLHWGEPKTWYGAPGYAAEHLEAVMKKLAPELFESQPDLLHQLVTIMNPNTLMNNGVPIYRTNQCAGEFVITFPRAYHSGFNQGFNFAEAVNFCTMDWMPIGRDCVKHYRQLSRYCVFSHDEMVCNMACKANMMDVDLASAVHKEMAAMVQEEEELREKINKMGVVRTRQVDYEHLPDEERQCCKCRTTCYLSGITCVCSPGKMVCLYHAQYLCSCPLSNLTLHYKFTLDDLYPMMASVKLRAESYKEWLSTVQDILQKKDRNRGLEEIHSLVEQAETKAFPQTSLLDQLRVVALQADKVAVVAQQLLNGKRQTRYRSCGGKSQSQNELTVEELRSFVQQLDNLPCNIRQAPLLKDLLTRVEEFQQRSERLLSDDAPNSVELQDLLDLSLGLDVELPELPLLRERLEQARWLEAVQQASSRPDDLCLDTMRRLIDQGVGLAPHSSVERAMARLQELLTVSEQWEERVLGLMEASPYRSIETLDAALQEIANIPAYLPNCLQLKDAVVKAKKWLNEAEALQLGGRIPVLDKLSELVLKAEGIPVRLDPLSRLEALVVDVQTWKESAAKTFLLKNSPFSLLEVLCPRCDIEAGLQRSRYKKTKEATQTSKKSSIKLDSLYDVERALSESKDSASAMATLAEVHQKEMETLLALRASNESKLLPAENCCALNVCVCQKAPSGAMVQCELCREVFHSGCVVATPDLKYGQVWLCPLCQRSRKPPLDKVLPLLASLQRIRVRLPEGDALRFLIERTVRWQHRVQQACTEGLLEKVSKMGKNGSRILLHHEKNDCSFYTEHQCVPVQGLGPELEELMVEGFLLQVTLPETEQLYTYLLNKLAPLPTQGGHCRKSTKDDELQTASTKPHKKSGSSKPKKEAMSIQSKTTKRRKERSDSQHSEKAKKCCMQKSKRSSDRSEESRRSCSPTNTASEPAASASDSDEDYSLCAAPWCREPEGDEVNWVQCDGSCNQWFHQVCVGLSAERAEKEDYICISCTQPDFDRGE